A single window of Granulicella mallensis MP5ACTX8 DNA harbors:
- a CDS encoding aldehyde dehydrogenase family protein, whose protein sequence is MASSIVEKFYSMEYGPAPEDASEVNKWLDAHKRSFGHYIDGAWTQVSGSSFETRNPATGEVLAKIATADASDVDRAVKAARAALPAWQALTGHQRARYLYAFARQVQKHARRLAVLETLDNGKSIRESRDIDIPLVARHFYHHAGWAQLLDEEFPGYTSVGVVGQIIPWNFPLLMFAWKVAPALAAGNTVVIKPAEFTPLSALALAEIAQEIGLPKGVLNVINGDGKTGAAIVEHTDIDKIAFTGSTEVGRIIRKATAKTSKKLSLELGGKSPFIVFDDADLDSTVEGLVDGIWFNQGQVCCAGSRLLVQERVAEKLYDKIRSRMETLRVGSPLDKAIDIGAIVDQIQYDRIKGLVETGVKEGATCWQPEVTMPEKGLFFKPTLLTNVHPASTVAQEEIFGPVLVSMTFRTPAEAVELANNTTYGLAACVWSENINVALDVAAQVKAGVVWVNATNLFDAACGFGGYRESGYGREGGKEGMYEYLVPVHAERKTAAKTLPEPVIDQPEGFDEERSAAVEFGIDRTVKLYIGGKQARPDSGYSYPVYDRNGQLVGEAPLGNRKDIRNAVEAARNISAKWAKTTAHGRAQILYYIAENMVQRRAEIVAKLAAFVGPEQAAIELDYGVERTFAYAAWADKFEGSVHNPPMRMVTLAMKEAIGTVGILCPDDAPLLGFLSLVLPAIAMGNAVVAVPSERCATLMSDLYQVFDTSDLPGGVVNIVAGKASELGKTLAEHDDIDAIWSFRDEAASAMVKLGSIGNLKQVWTNEGRSIDWFDPAQAEGRYFLRHATQIKNIWVPYGE, encoded by the coding sequence ATGGCAAGCAGCATTGTGGAGAAGTTCTACAGCATGGAATACGGTCCGGCGCCCGAAGACGCGAGCGAAGTCAACAAGTGGCTCGACGCCCACAAGCGCAGCTTCGGGCACTACATCGACGGCGCATGGACGCAGGTCAGCGGCTCCAGCTTCGAGACCAGGAACCCCGCGACCGGCGAGGTGCTGGCGAAGATCGCGACCGCCGATGCCAGCGACGTAGACCGCGCCGTAAAGGCCGCTCGCGCCGCCCTGCCAGCCTGGCAGGCGCTCACGGGCCATCAGCGCGCTCGCTATCTCTACGCGTTTGCACGGCAGGTGCAGAAGCACGCGCGCAGGCTCGCCGTGCTGGAGACACTGGACAACGGCAAGTCGATCCGCGAGTCGCGTGACATCGATATCCCGCTGGTCGCCCGGCACTTCTACCATCACGCAGGCTGGGCACAGTTGCTCGACGAGGAGTTCCCCGGCTACACAAGCGTAGGCGTCGTCGGCCAGATCATCCCCTGGAACTTCCCGCTGCTGATGTTCGCGTGGAAGGTCGCACCGGCACTGGCCGCAGGCAACACCGTCGTCATCAAACCGGCCGAGTTCACCCCGCTCAGCGCGCTGGCCTTGGCTGAGATCGCTCAGGAGATCGGCCTGCCCAAGGGCGTGCTGAACGTCATCAACGGCGACGGCAAAACCGGCGCAGCCATCGTCGAGCACACCGACATCGACAAGATCGCCTTCACCGGATCGACCGAGGTCGGCCGCATTATCCGCAAGGCCACGGCAAAGACCAGCAAGAAGCTGAGCCTCGAACTTGGCGGCAAGAGCCCGTTCATCGTCTTCGACGATGCCGATCTCGACTCCACAGTCGAAGGTCTCGTCGATGGCATCTGGTTCAACCAGGGACAAGTCTGCTGCGCGGGCTCGCGGCTGCTGGTGCAGGAGCGCGTCGCCGAAAAGCTCTACGACAAGATCCGCTCCCGCATGGAGACCCTGCGCGTCGGCTCGCCACTGGACAAAGCCATCGACATTGGCGCCATCGTCGACCAGATCCAGTACGACCGCATCAAGGGCCTCGTCGAGACGGGCGTGAAAGAAGGTGCCACCTGCTGGCAGCCTGAGGTCACGATGCCGGAGAAGGGCCTGTTCTTCAAGCCGACGCTCCTGACCAACGTGCACCCCGCTTCGACCGTGGCCCAGGAGGAGATCTTTGGCCCGGTACTCGTCTCCATGACCTTCCGCACTCCTGCAGAGGCCGTGGAGCTCGCCAACAACACCACCTATGGCCTGGCCGCGTGCGTTTGGAGCGAGAACATCAACGTCGCGCTCGACGTGGCCGCGCAGGTAAAGGCCGGCGTGGTCTGGGTGAACGCGACCAACCTCTTCGACGCGGCATGTGGCTTTGGCGGCTATCGTGAGAGCGGCTATGGCCGCGAGGGCGGCAAGGAAGGCATGTACGAGTACCTCGTCCCCGTGCACGCCGAACGCAAGACCGCCGCGAAGACGCTGCCGGAGCCAGTGATCGACCAGCCGGAGGGCTTCGATGAAGAACGCAGCGCGGCTGTCGAGTTCGGCATCGACCGCACGGTGAAGCTGTACATCGGCGGCAAGCAGGCGCGGCCGGACTCCGGCTACAGCTATCCCGTCTATGACCGCAACGGCCAGCTTGTCGGCGAGGCCCCGCTAGGCAATCGCAAGGACATCCGCAACGCCGTCGAAGCCGCACGCAATATCTCGGCAAAGTGGGCAAAGACCACCGCCCATGGCCGCGCGCAGATCCTCTACTACATCGCCGAGAACATGGTGCAACGCCGCGCGGAGATCGTCGCCAAGCTAGCCGCGTTCGTCGGCCCGGAACAGGCAGCGATTGAACTCGACTACGGCGTGGAACGCACCTTCGCCTATGCCGCGTGGGCCGACAAATTCGAAGGCTCCGTACACAATCCACCCATGCGGATGGTGACGCTCGCCATGAAGGAGGCCATCGGCACGGTAGGAATCCTCTGCCCCGACGACGCGCCGCTGCTCGGCTTCCTCTCGCTCGTGCTTCCCGCCATCGCCATGGGCAACGCCGTCGTTGCCGTGCCGAGCGAGCGCTGCGCCACGCTGATGAGCGACCTGTACCAGGTCTTCGACACCAGCGACCTGCCCGGAGGAGTCGTCAACATCGTCGCGGGCAAAGCCAGCGAACTAGGCAAGACGCTGGCCGAGCACGACGACATCGACGCCATCTGGAGCTTCCGCGATGAGGCCGCAAGCGCGATGGTGAAGCTAGGCTCCATCGGCAATCTCAAGCAGGTGTGGACCAACGAAGGCCGCAGCATCGACTGGTTCGACCCCGCCCAGGCCGAAGGCCGCTACTTCCTGCGCCACGCCACGCAGATCAAGAACATCTGGGTCCCGTACGGGGAATAA
- a CDS encoding oxidoreductase: MTTKRNTPWTADKVGSQQGRRVVITGANSGIGWEAALELARNGAEIVLPARTQAKAEDAIARIRRIVPQAKLIPEILDLADLSSVRAFAGRYVERFPGASLDLLINNAGVMGLPTRELTVDGFERQFGTNYLGPFALTALLLLSIKPQPGSRVVTVSSSASKWGKIDFSNLQGERVYKPMLQAYGQSKLADSVFALELQRRLTAIGSPILSTAAHPGYAITNLQTSGPGDSSGLVMRILSAVLKPIASQDSAHGALPTLFAAVAREATPGGYYGPDRFSEMKGHPVPVPIAKAAKDVAVAKRLWAESERLTGVSFGVLSAVG; the protein is encoded by the coding sequence ATGACGACGAAACGGAACACCCCATGGACGGCAGACAAGGTTGGCTCGCAGCAGGGAAGACGGGTTGTGATTACAGGAGCGAACAGCGGCATCGGCTGGGAGGCGGCGCTGGAGCTCGCCCGCAACGGGGCGGAGATCGTTCTACCCGCCCGCACACAGGCCAAGGCCGAGGATGCCATTGCGCGCATTCGCCGCATCGTGCCGCAGGCGAAGCTCATCCCTGAGATTCTCGACCTTGCCGACCTGAGTTCGGTGCGGGCGTTTGCGGGGCGCTATGTCGAGCGCTTTCCGGGAGCGTCGCTCGATCTGTTGATCAACAACGCCGGGGTGATGGGGTTGCCCACGCGTGAGTTGACCGTTGACGGGTTTGAGCGCCAGTTCGGTACGAACTATCTGGGGCCCTTCGCGCTGACGGCGTTGCTGCTGCTGTCGATCAAGCCGCAGCCCGGCTCACGGGTGGTTACCGTCTCCAGCTCCGCCAGCAAGTGGGGCAAGATCGACTTCAGCAACCTGCAGGGTGAACGGGTCTACAAGCCGATGCTTCAGGCCTATGGTCAGTCCAAGTTGGCGGACTCGGTTTTTGCACTTGAACTCCAGCGGCGGCTTACGGCGATCGGTTCGCCGATCCTCAGCACGGCCGCCCATCCGGGGTATGCCATTACAAACCTGCAGACGAGCGGGCCGGGCGACTCAAGCGGTCTTGTCATGCGGATACTTTCTGCAGTTCTCAAGCCGATTGCGTCGCAGGACTCCGCGCATGGTGCGCTGCCTACGCTCTTTGCGGCTGTCGCTCGGGAGGCTACGCCGGGTGGGTATTACGGGCCCGATCGCTTCTCGGAGATGAAAGGGCATCCGGTGCCTGTGCCGATTGCGAAGGCGGCGAAGGATGTGGCTGTGGCGAAGCGTCTGTGGGCGGAGTCTGAGCGGCTTACCGGGGTTAGCTTTGGGGTGCTGTCGGCGGTGGGGTAG
- a CDS encoding winged helix-turn-helix transcriptional regulator: MKKTTKTKWDEAAALCDGLSEDQDALTREIITGLADKWTLWVMSVLAEAGEPLRFSRVLEQVEGISQKSLTKTLRQLERDGLVTRKMFAEVPPRVEYAITPIGIEMLDHVEPLWSWVAKSVGRFQEARTKFDER, translated from the coding sequence ATGAAGAAAACCACAAAAACAAAATGGGACGAGGCAGCGGCACTCTGCGACGGGCTCTCCGAGGACCAGGACGCTCTGACGCGCGAGATCATAACCGGCCTCGCCGACAAGTGGACGCTGTGGGTGATGAGCGTACTGGCGGAGGCCGGCGAGCCGCTGCGCTTCTCACGCGTGCTGGAGCAGGTAGAGGGCATCAGCCAGAAGTCGCTGACCAAGACGCTGCGACAGCTCGAACGCGATGGCCTGGTAACGCGAAAGATGTTCGCCGAGGTACCCCCACGCGTCGAGTACGCCATCACGCCGATTGGTATCGAGATGCTGGACCACGTCGAGCCGCTATGGAGTTGGGTAGCAAAGAGTGTGGGAAGGTTTCAGGAAGCTCGAACAAAGTTTGACGAGCGCTAG